The Phormidium sp. PBR-2020 DNA segment GAGGAGGGTGACGGGAGGATATCTCTCTGTTGAAAGGTGTTCTCGACGGGTCAATGTTCGTTACAACTAGAGGCAGAGGCTTAGATGAGTCTGGCTTCTGTGGGATGTGCTGATCAAGTCCCAGGGGAGGCTGTGCCATCCCTAGCCGTCTGTTCATTAGTACTTGAGAGACTCAACCAATATGTATATTCCTCCCGGTTTTGAACAACAGGCCGTCCAAACGTCCCTGGGCCGTATGGCTTATTACACCGCCGAGGGCGATCGCCCCCCCAGTGAAAACACCCTGGTCTTCCTGCATGGACTGGGTGGGGGATCGTCGGCCTATGAATGGTCGAAAGTCTATCCCGCCTTCGCCCCTCGCTATCGGATTCTGGCCCCAGATCTCATCGGTTGGGGCCGTTCCGAACATCCTCAACGAGACTATGTCCCCGATGACTACATCACCATGATTGGGGAGTTCCTCGCTGCCACCTGTGAGGGGCCGGTGACAGTTGTGGCCTCGTCTCTGACGGCGGCGTTTGCTATTCGGGTGGCGATCGCCCATCCCGAACGCTTTAAATCCCTCATCCTCACCAATCCCACCGGACTCTCTGACTTCGGCAACAGCTACAACAACACCTTCTTTGCCCAAATTGTCAAAACTCCCATCGTCGATCGCCTCTTCTATGGCTTAGGAGTCGCCACTCCAGGGGGAATCCGCTCCTTCCTAGAACAGCGTCAATTTGCCAATCCCAAACGTATCTACGACGAAATCATCGAGGCTTATCTCGAATCCGCTCAACAGGACAACGCCGACTATGCCGCCCTGTCCTTTGTTCGCGGTGACTGTTGCTTTGACTTAGCCCGCTATCTCCCCGAACTGACGGTTCCCACCGCCATGCTTTGGGGCAAAAAATCCCAATTTGTCAACTTTGAAGTCGGTCGCCGTCTCGCGGATCTCAATCCCGAAGCCGTGCAAGCCTTCGAGGTCCTCGAAGAGGTCGGCCTAACCCCCCATCTTGAGCTTCCCGCCGTCACCATTGGCATCCTTGAGACATTTCTCAAACAACTGCAAAAAAGCCACACCGATAAGTCGGAAACCCCTGTTTCCCCCCTCTCTGCCAGCGAATCCACTTAGATATGCTGATATCATCAAGGTCAACAAGACCACTGCTGTTCATTTAAGGTGCTGTTATGGCTAACCCCACTCCTCCTGAACCCCCCCGGCGTCTTGAACCGGATGAATGGATTGCCATTTTTGTCACCCTTGCCATCCTCGGCGGCTTGGGGGTCTGGATTTTGGGGGCAGCCGGTTTGCGACGCATCGCTCCTAGCCAAATCGCAGGTTTTGATATCCCCGGCTTAGCCCCGGATGAAGAACGCCCCCGGGCCCGCCGCGATGAGCCAGAAGACCCTTCTCTCTTTGCCTTTGGGGAAGCGCCCCCCACCCCAACTGGCCGGGAACGAACTCAGGCTCGTCCGGGCCGGGTTCCCCGCCGCGATCGCACTGAGGAAGAGGAAACCCCAAGACGGGCCCGCCGTCGTGCTGAAGAGGAAGAGGGACGCCGACGCTCGCCGCGACGACGGCTAGAAACTGATGACCCTTCAGATGACCTAGACCCCAGTACAGGGGTCACTCTAGGACAACAGGCCCAAACCCTCCTCGATGAGGACCAGAGAGCGGAGACTGACCCGGAAACCGATGCCACCCTGGACAATGGAATCCCCCCGGTTGTCCCGCCTCTAACGGAAGACCCAGATGCTGTCCTCGAAGATGACCCCGAGACGGAGGTTCCTGAGGAGATCGCTGGGGTGCCAACTCCCGAGGACGAGGAGACAGCGGCTGAGGTTCGTCCTGATATCAATGACGACGTGGGTGACCCCATTAACTTTGTCGATGTTGACGAAAACCATTGGGCCAGAGCCTATATTGATGCCATGTCCGCCCGAGGCTTAATTGGAGGAGTAGAAGCCGATCGCTTTGCTCCCGATGAGCCGGTCACTCGCGCTCAATATGCGCAACTGGTGGCACAGGTGTTTCAGGGAGATGAGGATGTTCGGGAGGGGTTGGACTTTGTGGATATCGACGAGGACAACTGGGCCGCCTCGGCGATCGATAATTCTGTGCGTTGGGGCTTTTTGAGTGGCTATCCCGGTTTAGAATTTCGCCCAGACCAGTCGATTTCCCGTTTAGAGGTGCTGCTGTCGTTGCGGGCGGGTCTGAATCTCTCGGAACCCGATGACCCGGCGCCGATTTTAGAGGCCTATGGCGATCGCGATGCAATTCCCGACTGGGCCCGACCTCCCGTCTCAGCAGCCGTACAGGCAGAACTTGAACGCAACCGCCCCGATTCTGACGGCCTCGACCTAGAACGAGACGCCAGCCGCGCTGAGGTCACAGCGATGTTCTATCAGGCCCTAGTTCGGGCCGGACAGGCTGAGCCTTTGCCCTAGATGGGCCTAGATGGGCCGGGGCAGTGCCAACCAAGATGGGGTCACAAGGGGTATGGGGGCGATCGCCCTTTCCGATAAGATGATAAACAACCCCTGAGCGCGTAAACGCATTGGATCTCTTGTTTGTTGTCCCCGACAGACGGTAAAATCGCTTGTCTGCGGATCAGCCGCATGACCTTGCTGCGCCAGTTAATATAGGAAGTCTAACGATGAGTCAAACGAACGTTTCAGAAAAAGTCCAAGAAATTGTCGTGGAACACTTGGGTGTTGAAGCCAGCCAAGTTAAAGAAGCAGCCAGTTTCATTGAAGACCTCGGTGCCGATTCTCTCGACACTGTGGAATTAGTCATGGCCTTTGAAGAAGAATTTGATATCGAAATTCCCGATGAAGATGCCGAAAAAATTCTGACGGTCAAAGATGCCGTTAACTATATCCAAGAAAAATCAGCCGCTGCTCAAGCCTAGCCATGACGTAGGACTGTTAACCCACCCCTTTGGTTAGGCGGTCCTGCTTCATGCTGACGGAGATCGCGCCATCATCCGCGACTACACGCTCTAGCAGACACTCGTTACTTCGCCAGAGTCGTTGACAGTTAGGACTAGCGCGATCGCCCTTGGACTCCCCCCTGCTTCCACAGCGATAGACAAACCAACAAAGACAGTTATAGTCAGGAAGAACTAGCTCCTGAAAAGCATTCCCACTATCAACCGTCCATTATTAAATGTCTATTGCCATCTCTATTGAGACCTTATAAAACTATCCATTTTGGTACTTCGTCGGGTTCGACCTTCCCTCGATACTGACTGACATCATGACCCAATCCTCAACCCAGCGCAAACGTGTTGTTGTCACGGGACTCGGGGCGATTACGCCCATCGGGAAAACCGTAGATGACTATTGGCAGGGACTGCTCTCCGCCAAAATCGGCATCGGGCCAATTACCCTATTTGATCCAGCGGACTACGCCTGTCGCATTGCCGGAGAAGTGCAAGACTTCGACCCCCATGCGTACATCGATCGCAAAGATGCCAAGCGGATGGCCCGGTTCGCT contains these protein-coding regions:
- a CDS encoding alpha/beta hydrolase gives rise to the protein MYIPPGFEQQAVQTSLGRMAYYTAEGDRPPSENTLVFLHGLGGGSSAYEWSKVYPAFAPRYRILAPDLIGWGRSEHPQRDYVPDDYITMIGEFLAATCEGPVTVVASSLTAAFAIRVAIAHPERFKSLILTNPTGLSDFGNSYNNTFFAQIVKTPIVDRLFYGLGVATPGGIRSFLEQRQFANPKRIYDEIIEAYLESAQQDNADYAALSFVRGDCCFDLARYLPELTVPTAMLWGKKSQFVNFEVGRRLADLNPEAVQAFEVLEEVGLTPHLELPAVTIGILETFLKQLQKSHTDKSETPVSPLSASEST
- a CDS encoding S-layer homology domain-containing protein; this encodes MANPTPPEPPRRLEPDEWIAIFVTLAILGGLGVWILGAAGLRRIAPSQIAGFDIPGLAPDEERPRARRDEPEDPSLFAFGEAPPTPTGRERTQARPGRVPRRDRTEEEETPRRARRRAEEEEGRRRSPRRRLETDDPSDDLDPSTGVTLGQQAQTLLDEDQRAETDPETDATLDNGIPPVVPPLTEDPDAVLEDDPETEVPEEIAGVPTPEDEETAAEVRPDINDDVGDPINFVDVDENHWARAYIDAMSARGLIGGVEADRFAPDEPVTRAQYAQLVAQVFQGDEDVREGLDFVDIDEDNWAASAIDNSVRWGFLSGYPGLEFRPDQSISRLEVLLSLRAGLNLSEPDDPAPILEAYGDRDAIPDWARPPVSAAVQAELERNRPDSDGLDLERDASRAEVTAMFYQALVRAGQAEPLP
- a CDS encoding acyl carrier protein, encoding MSQTNVSEKVQEIVVEHLGVEASQVKEAASFIEDLGADSLDTVELVMAFEEEFDIEIPDEDAEKILTVKDAVNYIQEKSAAAQA